The genomic stretch ACGAGCTGCGCGGCCTGATCCTGCACGGCGCCGGCGGCGAGGTGCTGGGCGAGGTCGTGGACGTGGAGGACGCCGGGCATCAGGACCTGCTGGTCGTGCGGCACGAGGGTGGAGAGTCGTTCGTGCCGCTTCAGGCGCCGTACGTACTGGTGAACCTGAACGACCGCAGGCGCCCGGCGTCGCTGGCGCTCTCGGCGGACGCCCCGGCGGGACTGCTTGAGGCGGATGCCCCTGAGGTCGGCGGCGATGACGCCTGAGCCCACCCCGGACGGTCCGCTGACCTTCTCGTTCCTGACGCTGTTCCCCGAGCTGCTGGTGCCCTTCGCGTCCGAGGCGATCCTCGGGAAGGCGCGCGAGCGGCGGCTGGTGGACGTGAACCTCGTGAACATGCGGGACTTCTCGCAGAACAAACACCTGAAGGTGGACGACACGCCCTACGGGGGCGGGGCGGGCATGGTGATCCGCGTGGACGTCGCCGAGCGGGCGCTGGCGAGCCTGCCGCCCGCCGACGAGGTGATCCTGTTCAGTCCGGCCGGGCAGCCGTTCACGCAGGCGGTCGCGGAGGAACTGGCCGGGAAGGCGCACCTCGTGTTCCTGTGCGGCCGCTACGAGGGCTTCGACGCCCGCGTGGAGGGGCTGGTCACGCGCGAACTGAGCGTCGGCGATTTCGTGATGATGGGCGGTGAGGCCGCCGCCGCGTGCGTGCTGGAGGCCGTGGCCCGTCTGCGGCCCGGCGTGCTGGGCGACGCGGACTCGCACCGGGCGGACTCGTTCAGTTCGGGCCTGCTGGATTACCCCGAGTACACGCGGCCCCTGGAGTGGCAGGCGCAGGAGGTGCCGGAGGTGCTGCGCGGCGGGAACCACGCCGCCATCGGCGCGTGGCGGCGCGAGCAGGCGCTGAAGCGCACGCTGGCCCGCCGCCCGGACCTCCTCGCGTCCGCCCCGCTGACCCCACAGGACAGCGCCACGCTGCTGACCCTGGGCGCCACCCCGGACGACCTGAAGGGCTGGGGCGCGCCCCCTCCCCCACCACCGAAAAAACCGAAACGGAAGAAGACACCGGACGCCACGCCATCCGGGACGTGAGAATCCAGGCAAAACTTCTTTTCTTCTGTGGGATGCGCTCAAGTCGCGCGGGGCGGAACGCGCCAGCATGACAGCCTATGCGCGTTCCGCTGTTTCCCCTGCCGAATCTGGTGCTGTTCCCGGGCGTGGTCCTGCCACTCTACGTGTTCGAGCCCCGGTACCGCACGCTGCTGGCCGACGTGCAGGCCAGCGGGCAGCCGTTCGGAATCGTGCGGATCCTCCAGACGTCCAAGGAGTCGGACCTGCCGTTCCAGGACCGGGTGTCGCGCGTGGGGACCCTGGCGCACCTGCGGCACGCCGATCCGCACGAGGACGGCACGAGCACGATCATCATCGCGGGCGGCGACCGTTTCCAGGTGCAGGACTTCCACACGGACCACCCGTACCTGAGTGCCGACGTGACCCTGTGGCCGCTGGAGGCCGAAGGCGACCTGAGCCCCGCCGAGGCCGAGGGGGCGGCGCAGGCCACCGCGCGTGAACTGCTGTCAGCCCTGCTGCGCCTGAACCCGGAGAACACCGAGGCCCTGCGCGCCGCCGCCCCGGAGGACCCCCTGTTGATCGCCAGTTTCGCCGCGAGTGTCCTGCCGCTGAGCCCCGAGGCCCGCGAGGATGCCCTGCGCGCCCGGACGCTGCTGGACCGGCTGGATCACCTGCTGGGACAGGTGCCTACGACGGCAAAAACGCTGAACTGACGGGCAAGGTCCGAGGGTCCAAGGGTCTGAGGCTGTTCCCCTTATTGATAACGATGTAAATACGAGCTGGTATGCTGGAGGTGTGGCCGAATGGCATCCATCCAAATACTCCCGGGCGCAGCTGGAGGAACGTCGACTGGCGGCGACCCCCTGGCTTCAAGGGGGCCAGCATTCACAGCAGGCGATTGCCGATCACTTCGGCGTGTCCGTACACACCGTCAGTAACTGGAAGAAACGTCTGAAGCGCACCGGCAGTCTCCAGGCAACGGTGACGACAGGACGCCCCTCGCGACTCACCGCCGCCCAGCTTGAACAGGTCCGCACCCTCCTGCGGGAGGGTGCGCTGCACCATGGCTTCCCTGACCCGACCTGGAGCACCAGACGAGTCGCAGACCTGATCGGGCGGCACTTCGACGTGTGGTACCACCCCGATCACGTCCGGAGAATGCTTCGGCAGCTGGGGTTTACGCCCCAGATGCCGGATGGACGGGCAGCAGAACGCAATGAACTCCGGATCGCGTCCTGGAAAGAACAGGTGGCTCCGGAGTTGGGAAAAAAAGGTCGCGCAGGGCGCCACCCTGGTGTACCTGGATGAGGTTGGCTTCTCGCTGAAAGGCGTGCGAAGACGAACGTGGTCGACCAGGGGCGTGACGCCCCTGGTCATACTCCCGGCCAACTGGGAAAAACTCTCGACGATCGGGGCGATCACTTCGGACGGTCGATTCTTCCAGCACACGAAGCCTGGGGCGATCCGGAGTGGGGACGTCACCCGGTTCTTCCAGCATCTGTTGCGCCATGTGCAGGGGAAGATCGTGGTGGTGCTGGACAACGCGGGCATTCACCGAGCGAAGGCAACCCAGGCGTTCGTGGAGCGCCACGAACGCCTGTCGCTGGTGTTTTTGCCGCCGTACGCTCCGGAATTGAATCCGATCGAGCTGGTGTGGGCGTACGTGAAGCGGAATGTGCTGGGGAACTTCTGTGCCCGCTCAGTGGGCATGCTGAAAGCGAAGCTGACGACGGCTTGGCAACGGGTTCGGTACATCGACCTGCCTCAGCATTTGATGGACTCAAACTTATGCCGTTATCAATAGACCCTCGGACCTTCAACTCTTTGGCAGACCACGATTCTGCCCCGCACATAATCCAGTCCACTCTGGTAGGCTGTCTGTCCGATGGCGACGGTGGCGGAATTACGGGAGAAACTGCGGCGACCCCTGGCGGCGGAGCTGGCGTCCGGCTGCCAGAACCGTGTGGTGGCGGGCGGCGTGGAGAAACTGCTGGCCTCACCGCTGGGGAACCCCTTCCCGAAGGTGCGTGAGGCCCTGGCCGGGTACGCGGCCCTGGACGCACAGGGGCGCGAGGTGGCCCTGCGCGCGGCCCTGGACCTGCTGACCGAACCCGATAGCCAGAAGGCCGCGACCCGTGCCGCACCGGTCGCCAAACGGGTCGCCGTGCCCACCGCCGCACCCGGCGAGCGTCTGCCACCGGACGCGCCGGTCGAGCGGCTCGACAGCGGCCCCGGCGGCGCACGCAAGCTGCACACGCTGGGCCTTCACCTGCTGCGCGACGTGCTGCACGCCTACCCCCACCGGCACGAGGACCGCCGCGCCCTGCCCGACCTGTCCGAGGTCGAGGAAGGGCAGAAGGTCACCGTGGAGGGCCGCGTGGTCGCCAAATCCCGCCGCAGCCCCAAGCCCGGCATGCAGATCCTGGACGTGACGCTGGAGACGCCGTCCGGCGGGCGCGTGAAGGCCACGTGGTTCAACCAGCCCTGGGTGGAGAAGCAGCTGCGCGAGGGGGCCCGGCTGGTCCTCACGGGCCGCGTGAAACGCTTCGGGCGCAGCGTGCAGCTGGGTGTGGAGCACCTGGAAACCGTGGACGGCGCGCAGGATTCCCTTTCGACCGGGCGGATCGTGGGCGTGTACGACGCGAAGGACGGCATCTCGCAGGAGTTCCTGCGCCGCGCCGCGTTCCGCACGTTGCAGGCCGTACCACTGGACGATTACCTGCCCGCGCACTGGCGGCGGCAGTACGGCGTGACCGACCTGGGCGACGCGCTGTGGGGCATCCACTTCCCGGCGGACGAGGCGCACCTGAGCCGCGCGAACCACCGCCTGCGCTTCGACGAGTACCTGTTCCTGGAACTGCGCATGCTCCTCCAGGGTGAGGACGCCGTGCTACAGGGCAAACGCTTCAACGCGAAGGGCGACGATATCCACACCTTCGAGGGCGCCCTGCCGTTCCGCTTCACGAACGCGCAGCGGCGCGTCCTGCTGGAAATCACGGACGACATGCGCAGCGACCGCCAGATGGCCCGCCTCGTGCAGGGGGACGTGGGCAGCGGCAAGACCGCCGTGGCCGCCTGCGCGCTGTACCTCGCCGTACGGGACGGCTACCAGGGTGCGCTGATGGCCCCCACCGAGATCCTCGCGCGGCAGCACTACGCGAACCTCGTCGGGTACCTCGGGCAGCTCGACATCCGCGTGGGCCTCCTGATCGGCGCGATGACCCCGAAATCGAAACTGGAAATGCAGACCCGCATCGCGGAGGGGGAGGTGGACGTCGTCGTGGGCACCCAGGCGCTCATTCAGGAGAACGTCCGCTTCGACAACCTCGGGCTGGCCGTCGTGGACGAGGAACACCGCTTCGGCGTGCAGCAGCGCCGCAAACTCCTCGCGGGCCGCCCCGATGTACTCGTCATGAGCGCCACGCCCATCCCCCGTTCGCTGGCGCTCACCGCGTACGGCGACCTGGAACTCAGCATCATCGACGAACTCCCCCCAGGCCGCACGCCCATCGAAACCAAACTCATTCAGGACACCGCTCGGCAGCAGGCCTACGGGTTCGTCATGCGCCAGATCCGCGAAGGACGGCAGGCGTTCGTCGTCACGGCCCTCATCGAGGAAAGCGACACCCTCGAACTCCTCGCCGCCACGCAACTCGCCGACGACCTGAAAACCATCCTCCCCGAAGCGCGCATCGACCTGCTGCACGGCAAGATGAGCGCCGCCGAGAAAGACCACGTGATGGACCGCTTCCGCGCGCACGACTTCGACATCCTCGTGTCCACCACCGTCATCGAGGTCGGCGTGGACGTCCCCAACGCCACCGTCATGGTCATCGAGAACGCCGAACGCTTCGGCCTCGCCCAGCTGCACCAGCTGCGCGGCCGCGTCGGCCGAGGCAGCGCCCAGAGCTACTGCGTCCTGATCGCCGGGGAACACAGCAAGAAGACCCGCCAGCGCCTCAAGATCATCGAGGGCAGCACCGACGGGTTCGTCATCGCCGAGGCCGACCTGAAACTCCGCGGCCCCGGCGAGATCCGCGGCACCCGCCAGAGCGGCATCCCCGACCTGCGCCTCGCGGACCTCGCCAACGACACGCAGATCATCGAACAGGCCCGCGAACTCGCCAAGCACATCCTCGCGCACGACCCAAAACTGGAACACCCCCGCCTCCAGTACCTGCGCAGCGAACTTCAGAACCGCAGCCAGAGCGTCGCCTACCGAGAAGTGATCTGACATGAGTACCACAAGGCATGTGCCCCCGATTCAGAGCGCAGAGGAATTCTTCCGGCTCCGTACGAGTGACTTTCCTGATGAGCAGCTCAGGGCGACGCATGGTGGCGCGCCAGTCGAAGTCTGGTTCGAGGTGATTGCCGAGCATCCTGACATGCGCTTCTGGGTGGCTCACAACAGGACGGTTCCCGATGAGGTGCTGGTGCTCCTCGCCCGCGATCCTGACCCCCGCGTGAGATGGCGGGTGGCTGATCGCCGCTCGTGCCCACCGTCGGTCATGGAGGAGCTCTGCACGGACCCGGACGAAGGCGTGAGGGAACGCCTCTCCTTCAATGCCAGGACGCCTCGCTCCATTCTGGAACGCCTTGAACGGGACCGGGTGGCCCGGATTGCCAAACAGGCCAGGAAGCGCCTCCGCGCTCTAGACACCTCGTGACCCCTCCTCCGCTTGTGGTGTACGTGGATGTGGATGAGACGCTGGTGCGGAACGTGGGGCGGTCACGGGTGCCGATTCCCGGCGCGATCGCGCATGTGCGGGAGCTGGCGGACCAGGGCGCAGAGCTGTACTGCTGGAGTTCCGGTGGGGCCGAGTACGCGCGGAGTAGTGCGCGCGAGGTGGGGCTGGAGGGCGTGTTTACGGCGTTCCTGCCCAAACCGCAGGTCCTGCTGGACGACCAGCGGGTCGAGTCGTGGCGGCGGCTGGTGCAGGTGCATCCGCTGTCCTGTCCGGGTGAGTCGGTGGCGTCGTACCAGTCGGCGCTGGACAACACCCGCCGGTCGGAGCGGTGAGGCCCTGACCGGCGGGTGGGAACGGTTCTGTTGAACCGCTAGGGCTTACTTGATGTTGCCGTTCAGGCCGTTGGGGTAGAAGCCGCCCTTCCTGGCGCCGGGGGCGAGGTAGACGATGTTCAGCACTTCGCGGGTGCTGCGGGGGAACGCGACGCCGTTCGCGTCGGCCGGGGCGATGACGGCGCGGCCGGCGTTGTCGGTGAGGCCCTGATCTTTCATGCCGCCGACCTTGCCACGCAGGTTGCTGATGGCCTGCACGACCTGCCCGACGTACAGTCCGGCGGCGGCGCTGACCTGACGCTGCTGGAAGAGCATGCTGCGGATGGCGCCGCCGTGGTACGCCTCGACGGCGAGGATGCCGGCGGCCGCCTGCAGATACGCGGGGTTGGTGATGAGGGTCGCGGCGCCGTTGTAGGCGGTGACGCCCACGTCCTCGAAGATGAACGCGCCGTGCAGGAAGAACAGGTCGTTGGCGAAGGGGTTGAAGCCGTCGATCTTCCCGCCGCTCGCGGCCTGCCCGGCGGCGCGGAAGGCGCCGTTCAGGTCGATGACGGGGCGGGGTGCGGCGGCCTTGCCGAGCGCGCCGTGCAGGAACTTGACGTGCGCGAGTTCGTCCTCGGCGATGTCACGGGCGAGGGCCTGGACGTTGCCGTCCTTGAACTGCATGCCGCGGTCCTGGTCGAGGCTGGCGGGGAGGATGATGTCGGCGCCGCCGCCGATCTTGCGCAGTTCGTTCACGCGGCCCACGGCGGCGAGGTAGAAGGCCGCTTCGAGGTATTCGAGGTTCAGGGCGAAGTTCAGGACGTCGCCGTCAATGTTCTTGGCGGGGGCGGCGCTGGCGGTGCTGCCCGCGGCGAGGCCCATGGCGGCGGCGCCCAGGCCGAGCTTGCCCAGGAAGCCCATGGCGGCGCGGCGATTCATGGCGGTTTCGTTGGTGGCGTCGGTGATGATCTGCTGTTCGGTGTCGTGGCTCATGGTGGTGCTCCTGGGTGTGGTCGCCCCTGGACGCCGCCTGTCGGGGGGTCCGGTGTGGGGGTGGAGAGGTTGGGGGGTGATGAACCGTCGCCGGGTGGCGGGGTTCGTTCTTGACATCCAGCCATATGCGGGGCGGGGCGGGGTTGGATCACTGCCCGGGTGAACGTGAACGCCACATGAAGGCGAGTGGGGTCGCTAGAGTGGGCGGCATGAGCGATCAGCCCACCCTGTTCGAGCGGATCATCGCGCGGGAGATTCCCAGTGACATCGTGTTCGAGGACGAAAACTACATCGCGATCCGGGATATCGCACCGAAGGCTCCCATTCACCTGCTGGTGATTCCCAAGCGGATGACGCCCCGCGTGGACGCCATCAAGGACGCGGCCGAGATGGGCGACCTGTGGCTGACGGCCGTGAAGGTGGCGCGGCAGCACGCCGAGGACTACCGGCTGGTCGTGAACTGCGGGACCGGGGGCGGCCAGGTCATCTTCCACACGCACGTTCACGTCCTGGCGGGCTGGGAGCACGGCCCGGACAGCGACACCTGATGCCACCGTTCGAGGGGGTGCTGTTCGATCTGGACGGCGTGCTGGTGGACAGCGAGCACCTGGCGGAGGGCGTGTGGGTGCGGACGCTGGCCGAGCACGGCCTGCCCATCGCCGCGAACGAGTTCTCGCATCTGGCGGTCGGGCAGACCTTCCCGAACGTGCTGCTGCGCCTTCAGGAGCTGCACGGCTGGACGGCCACCGACGCGTTCCTGCCGGTGCTGGAGGAAAGGTTCAATCAGGCATTCCATGACCTCCCGGCCATTCAGGGCGCCCAGGACACGCTGCTGGCCCTGCGTGCGGCGGGCATTCCGTTCGCGGTGGCCAGCAACAGTGAACGGGGTCGCCTCCACCTGAAGCTCCGCGCGTCGGGACTGGCGGAACTGGTCGGGACGCACGCCTACGATCCGTCGTGGGTGGGTGGGCGGGGCAAGCCGCACCCCGAGCTGTACGTGTTCGCGGCTGCTCAGCTGGGCGTGGACGTCACGCGCTGCGTGGTCGTCGAGGATTCCGTGCCGGGCGGCACCGCCGGGGTGGCAGCGGGCGCGACCCTGTTCGCGCTGCTCGCCGCCGGGCACATCCACCCGGACAGTTCCGCGCAGATGCAGGCCATCGGGGCCGCGCGGGTACTGCGCTCACACCGGGAGTTGCAGGAGGCGCTGGGCGTCACCACCTCCGCCTGAGCACACGCGGTGATCTCATGGGGGGTGAGGGGGCGTTCATGTGCGCTTCTGACGGCGTTCACACGGTGCTGACGGCTGCATTCTACGCTCCGGCGGGATGGAAGGCTCCGGGCATGACTCAACAGACGTCCACCCAGCCAACCTCCGAGAACATCAAGAAACTGGCCGATCTGATCAAGGGCGTGAAGTTCGCCATGCTGACCGTCCAGACGGCCGAAGGGCACCTGCACGCGCACCCTATGACCACCCAGGAAGTGGAGTTTGACGGGGACATCTGGTTCATTGGCGGGAAGGACACCGAACAGGTCGCCGCGATGCGCGCCCACCCGCAGGTGAACGTCAGCTACGCCCGCCCCGACAAGGGCGTGTACGTCAGCGTGAACGGTAAAGCGAACCTGATCGAGGACCGCGCCAAGCTGGACGAACTCTGGAGCGACATGTACAAGGCGTACTTCCCGCAGGGGAAGGAAGACCCGAACATCCAGCTGATCCACATCGCCGCGAACGGCGCGGAATACTGGGAGAGCGACGGGAAGGTCCGCAACCTCATCCAGATCGCTAAGGGGCTCGTGACCGGCGAGCACGCCCACCAGGGCGAGAACGAGACCGTCAAGCTCTGATCCTGCGGGCACGCACAGTCGAAGAGGGGGAGCCGGTGACCGGTCTCCCCCTCTTCTGCTGCTCACTGATGTGCGTGTCCGGTTACTTGACTTCCTTCAGCACGGCCTGCGTGAGGTCCACGGCGGTGTTCGCGTGGACGATCAGGTTCGTGGCGTTGGCGACGTTCGCGTCCAGCACGATGCTGTACCCGTTGGTCTTCGCGACCTTGGCGACCGCCGTGTTGACCTTGGTGGCCAGCGGTTTGAAGGCCGCCTCGATCTGCTTGACGTACCCGTCGCGGACCTTGGCGTAGTCCTGCTGGGCCTTGGTGAGCGCGGCCTTGTCGGCGGCGCTACCACGGGCGGCCTTGGTGGCCAGGGTCTGCAGGGTGGCCTGACGGGCCTTGAGGTCGGCGCTGGACTTGGTGTTCAGGTCCAGGTACGTCTTGCTGCCACTCATGTTCTTGATGACGTTCTGGACGTTCACGACACCCACGCGGTTCCTGCTCTGCTGCGCGTGGGGGACGGTGGCGAGGAGCGCCAGGGGCGCGAGGATCAGGAAGCGGTTCATGCGAACCTCCTTGCAAGGCGCAGCGCCGGTCGGGCCTGCGGGCAGGCGGCGACCGGCGCTGGGTGGGTTACTTGATGTTCTTGGCGACGGCGGCGGTCAGGTCGGTGTTGTCGTCGGCGTAGATTACGAGGCCGCTCTTGGCGGCGACGGACTTGTCCATGACGATGCTGTAGCCGTTGCTCTTGGCGACGGTGTTCACGGCCTTGTCGACCGCCTGCTCGATCTCGGTGATCTTGGGATCGATCTGCTTGTCGTAGTCCGCGGCCTTGGCCTGGATGGTCTTCACGAGCTGCTCGCGGGTCTGCTTCTCGGCGGCGGTGGCGCTGGCGCCCTTGGCGTCGATGGCCTTGATCTGCTTGTCGATCGCGCCGAGTTCCGCTTCGGCCTTCGCCTGGATGTCCTTGATGCTCTTGTCGTTGGGGTGGGCGGCCAGGAGCTTGCTGACGTCCACGAACGCGACCTTCTGGGGCGTGGTCTGCGCGTGGGGGGCGACCATGCCGAGGCCGAATGCGGCGGCGAGGGCCACGGGGGCCACGAGTTTCGCGCTGATCTTCATGCCTGGAAACGTAGCACGCGGCATTCTGAGCCGAATGAAGGGCACCTGACGCGCGTCACATGCGCTTCCCATCCGTCAGGGCGGGACGTTCTGGCCGCCCCCGCGCGCCCGGGCTGGGTACACTGCGGGCATGCTCGTTCGCGACTGGATGACCCGCAACCCGGTGACCGTCACCCCCGACACACCCGTGATGGACGCCCTGAAAATCCTCAAGGAGGGCGGATTCCGCCGCCTGCCGGTCCTGGACGGGCACGGGCGGCTGGTGGGCATCACGACCCGCAAGGACCTGAAGGACGCCATGCCCAGCAAGGCCACGACCCTCAGCGTGTGGGAACTGAACTACCTGCTGAGCAAGCTGACGGTGGACGAGATGATGGCCCGCCCGGTCATCACCGCCGCCGAGGGCGAGTACATGGAGGACGCCGCGCTGCGGATGCAGGAGCATCACGTGGGCGGCCTGCCGGTCCTGAACGACGCGGGGCAGCTGAGCGGCATCATCACGACCATGGACATCCTGCGGGCGTTCACGGGCATCCTGGGCATGCGCGAGGGCGGGCAGCGCCTGACGCTGGACATGCCGGACGTGCCGGGCAGCCTGGAAAAGGCCACGCACGCGATCCTGCCGAGCAACATCATCAGCGTCGCGACATTCGGCGGGGAGAACGGCCGCCGCCGCTTCGTGATGCGCGTCAGTGGCGAGGGCGTGCGGGACGTCCGCGACCGCGTGCGCGCGGCGGGCATCGACGTGCTGGACTGAACACAGGACAGAGGGAGGCCCGGTGTGTAACGCACCGGGCCTCCTCTGCTTGCCGCCTACAGCAGGCTGAACGCGTACTCGCCCATCAGGCGCGGAATGTTCACGCCGGTCGTGGCGACCGAGTTCTTGAACTCCATGGTGTGGTTGATCTCGATGATCTTCAGGCCGCCCCACTCGTTCTGCGCGCCGGGGTCCTCGACGAGGTCGATGGCGACGATCTGCCCCTGCACAGCGGCGGCGGCCTTCTGGGCGAGGTCGGCGATCTCGGGCGTGACGGGGCAGTTGCTGGCCTTCGCGCCGCGCGCGGTGTTCGTGATCCAGTGTTCGCTGGTGCGGTAGATCGCGCCGATGCACGTTCCGCCCACCACGAACGCACGGATGTCCCGGCCGGGCTTGTTGATGAGTTCCTGCACGTAGAAGATCCCGTGCTGCGGCCCACCCAGGACTTCCTTGTGCTCAATGACGGCCTCGGCGGCGGCGCGGTCGTTCAGGCGGCTGACCATGCGGCCCCAGGAGCCCACGGTGGGTTTCAGGACGACCGGGTAGCCCATGTCCTCAATGAGTTGCAGGGCGGTGTCGCCATCGAAGGCCACGCCGGTGCGGGGCGTGGGCAGGCCGTGGGCGTGCAGGGCAGCGTTCGTGGCGAGCTTGTCGCCGCACAGTTCGATGACGTGCGCGGGGTTGATGACCTTCACCCCGAAGCCCTCCAGCGCGCGGGTCACGCCGTGGCCGCGGCTCTGGCTGACGCAGCGTTCGATGGCGACCTTCCAGGGCACGCCCGCGCGGCCCTGCTCGTCGAAGGTGACCTTCAATTGCGGGGTGTAGACCTTGTCGTAGGGAACGCCGAGGTCGTCGAGGGCCTCGAAGAGCATCTTCTCGTCGGGGCGGATGCGGTCGTACAGGACGGCGAGGTCGGCCATGCTGGTCTCCTGGGGGAAAGCGGGCGGGCGGTCAGGCGTCGCGGCACCGGGGTGCCTGGGCCTGACCGCCCGCTGTGTCCGCTTTACTCGCCCCAGTCCTCCGCTTCCTGAGGGGCGGCTTCGAGGCGGGGCGGGTCGATGGAGACGACCTCGTATTCCACGCCGGTCTCGTCGTCGATGACGAGTTCGCCCAGTTCGGGGTTGGTCAGTTCGATGGTCGCGCCGGTATCGGGGTTTTCAAATTGAATGGTAGCCATAATCACTCCTTGCGTTTGATAGGCTAAACGATATCTCTCTTATCGTTTGTTATTGTCTAGGGGACTCAACTTTCCTCGTCCGCCAGTTCCAGCTCGAACTTTGCACGGCAGTGCGGACAGGTCATGAGTGCGACCTCCACGCCGTCCTGCGCGCGGGTCATCGGGGCCGCCTGAAGCATCTCGGCCGTCACCTCGAACTCCTCGTCGCAGTTCGGGCAGGTCGTCATGGCGCCCAGCAGTTCCAGTTCGAAGTCCTCGCCACCGTCGTTGCGGGTCACCTCCATTTCCGAATGACAGGAGGAACACACGATCACGTCCCCCACCTGAAGCTCCGCGCGGTCCTGGTCGGTCAGTTCCAGCACCTCGGCACAGATGGGGCAGTCAATCTCAAGAGTCGCCATGCGCCCAGTGTAGGGCCCCCGCTTCAGGCAGGCTCGCCCGGGAAGCGCCCGTGCTTCTTGAAGAACGCCAGGATGCTCCCCTCGGCCAGCGCCTCACGCAGGAACTCCGGCGGGGGCGGCAGCTGCACCGTCCCGCCCGCGTACGTCAGGACGCCCGTGGGCACGTCCAGGGACACCTCGTCCCCGTCCTCCAGCAGCCCGGTCAGGTCGTACTCGAACGCCGGGATGCCAAGGTTCAGGAGGTTGCGGTAATGGATACGCGCGAAACTCGGCGCGACGATCCCGCCCACCTGCAACTTCTTCAGCGCCTGCGGGGCGTACTCGCGGCTGCTGCCCAGCCCCCAGTTGCGGCCCCCGATCAGCACGTCACCGGGCTGCACCTGCGCCGCGAACTCCGGGCGGATGTAATGGAACGCGAACGTCTGGAACACGTCCTCGCCCGCCATGAACGGCGCGAATTTGCCCGGCAGGATGTCGTCGGTATTCACGCTGTCGCCAAATTTCCAGATTCTCGGCATGCTGGGTTACTCCTGGCCCGAACGGCCTGAATGGTCAAGGGGGATAGAGGTCGGGCGGGGCAACACCACGCAGCCGAACGAGTCCGGCCAGGACAGGAACGCCTGCACCGCCTGCATCTGCTCGGGCGTGCAGCCGAGCAGCAGTTTGAGTTCCGTGTCGCGTTTGCGGACGTCCACGGTGGCGACCACGCCCGTCACAGTGCGCGCACCGGAGTGACCTAGGAACACGTCGATCTCCGCGCCGTCGCCGGAGGTCGTGCCGCGCAGCGACCCGTAGTCGAGCGGGTAGCGAGTGTCCGAGAAGCGTGGGTGGGCCGACCCGGCGGGACGCTCCACGACTACCTCGGCACCCACCATGAGAGTGTCGAGCACTGCCCAGAAGTTCGGGTCGGTCACGCACTCACCTTGGTGTTCAGGACGTCCTCGGGCAGCGCGACGCGGCCCATGACGGCGGTCGCGGCGGCCACGGCGGGCGACGCGAGGTAGATGCGGGCGTCCTTGTCGCCCATCCGCCCGATGAAGTTGCGGTTACTGGTGCTGACGCAGACCTCGCCGGGCGCCAGGACGCCCTGGTGGCGGCCCATGCACGGCCCGCAGCCGGGGGTGCCCAGGACTGCCCCGGCGCGTTGCAGGGTCAGGAGGGTCCCGTCGGCCATGGCGTCCTCCATGACCTGACTGCTGGCCGGGATGACCAGCAGGCGGGTGCCGGGGGCGACGCGCCGTCCGCGCAACACGTCGGCGGCGGCGTGCAGGTCCTCGATGCGCCCGTTCGTGCAGGTGCCGATGAACACCTGATCCACGTGCACGTCGCGGAGGTCCTCACGCAGCTGGGCGACGTCGAACACGTTGTCCACCTCGCTGGGGGCACTCATGCGGGGGTTCAGGGTGCCCAGGTCGATCTCGATGCTCTGCACGTACGTGGCGCCCTCGTCCGGGTAGACCCATTCGGGGATGTCGTAGCCGTACGCGGTGAGGATCTCGCCGCCGGGGACGACCAGTCCGGCCTTCGCGCCGGCCTCCA from Deinococcus soli (ex Cha et al. 2016) encodes the following:
- a CDS encoding inorganic pyrophosphatase, which translates into the protein MERPAGSAHPRFSDTRYPLDYGSLRGTTSGDGAEIDVFLGHSGARTVTGVVATVDVRKRDTELKLLLGCTPEQMQAVQAFLSWPDSFGCVVLPRPTSIPLDHSGRSGQE
- a CDS encoding homoaconitate hydratase (catalyzes the formation of homoisocitrate from cis-homoaconitate) translates to MPRIWKFGDSVNTDDILPGKFAPFMAGEDVFQTFAFHYIRPEFAAQVQPGDVLIGGRNWGLGSSREYAPQALKKLQVGGIVAPSFARIHYRNLLNLGIPAFEYDLTGLLEDGDEVSLDVPTGVLTYAGGTVQLPPPPEFLREALAEGSILAFFKKHGRFPGEPA